The Spea bombifrons isolate aSpeBom1 chromosome 4, aSpeBom1.2.pri, whole genome shotgun sequence genome segment TTCATGCGCAGAAGACAAATCATCACTGGAAGATGAATGTGGTTTATTgactgttttaatgttttatattaatatgtaatttatcACATTTAAGTGACAAACTGGCTTTTAACGTCTATATAGTGATTTCCGCAGAATAAAACCAGTCACTGGTGATCTTTCCATGTTGCagtaattattaatattgtgctatggtgctattttttttatttgctttatatagcgccatgcTATGCACAGAGAGGGTAAAAAGGACATTGGTTCAGTATAATAAAAATTGGGATTTATAACACGAGAGTTAACGGACTTTTATAATCTGCtattttataaacaatataCCAAAAGATCGCTAGTATAAAAATTTagctaattttaattaaaatactggAATTTCACTCAAGGTAggttgtatttaatatatatattatatatacatgtgtattttAGAGCTGATCTACAGTAGAAAGTTGAGCTGCAGAAGGGGGGGGGACCAATGTACATTTTGTTGAACCGCTTAAGGAACAGGCTGTTTttctactttttgtaccctttgggactgAGGCTCGTTATCGAGGCACTCAGCTACACCATTGAAGCTTAGGAGGCAATCGTTGCTcccctcctaaactcttttgaaacgggcgtccgccgccatacagtggCCCCTGACGTCGATCTCGATGTTGCTGAATGCTTCgccatcgaggcattacagcaacacagtttaagcaaagaaagtaatcgtagatcactttctaagcttgtttaatgaaatggcGTGCCCCGGCACATCATTGGATGTCACCTGACCGTTTTTGCATGACGTGTCTGACATTAAGGGGTCCTCaaaatggtgtttttatttattaatgttagAGCCCCTGTCACAGCTGTGggggagttaaatgagacagtaACTAAATAACTAAAGACaccttaaaatattcataaatattcatttaacatgaaaataaggCCAGAGAGCTCCTTTATCCGCGTCATTGCGTTTATTCCATGCATATAATGTCCCGTTAGTACATCAGGTCTATGCTGAACACACTCTTCTTCCTCATTTATCACAGAGGCAGCTATAACAAAACATTAGCAGATGACTCCTAGATAATACCAACGCTTGGATGCTAAGCATCAGGTGGAACACACTATCATCTCTGGGATTGGCCTTGGCTCCGCGGGGGCGGTTTCTTTTTCCCCCTCTGCGCAGAGGAGCGGCACTTCCCTCCCCACTCACTAAAGGCTGCCTGGATAGCCTGCGCTGGGAAGTCCCACGATATGTACATCACAGTGAAACcatcatatttttgtttataatgcagataatataatttatctatatttgtatttatatggcacatgctcagtaggttttattcactaaactaggCGTTGGCAGGAGGGTTGTAGTTTAACCTTGTCAGTGCCAGCTTACCCAGGCCCAGAGGAAGTCTTGCGTATTTAACAGTTAAACCGCATGGCTTCCTGGGAGACGGGAATTAATGTGCCAGCGAACTGCTTACTGATCTACTGTGTGATAAGCTGGCATGTTAACAAAAAAGCCTGATCCCCGCTGCCGTCCCCTTCCCcacaaataaagttttatatattttcgtTAAATAAAAATGGACCAATAGCCTTgtggattacaactcccataaccATCAGCCAGATTGGTATATGACCTACGTTGGCTCTGTGTGCCATCTACGGGTATGCACCATGACATAGATATGAGAACTGTTCTGCAGGGGCCTatttagaaaattatttttcattacttttactatttcatttgaaatatgtgggtatttttgtacCGTGTGATCAGGTGTACGATTTGCCTGAAttggtgttatatatatatatatatatatagataaattttttctctcaatAAAACGTAACGTGTTAATGATTATCCCCTACATCTATAATAAAACCTAACTATAGGAAACCTATGAAACTTGGGTAAATTCCCTGAATTCACTTTGCAGTGAAAAGGGCCATCCTAGGCAGGTTTCCCTACTAGAAGTGTTAagtcggccctgtataatgcatagtttaatcagtgaagtgactttcaagaaacctcactgatttaaatatgttttctacACGGCCGTCCAAGCTATTCCTGGGGCAGAAACTCACaggggttggtccttcataatataAGTGAAGGTCAGGaagatgaaactgcaactctcctgccaactccctctttagtgaataaacccttgtGTATAGTTATAGCTCTCATAATCAGCTATACAGAGGTAGTAGAGTCTTTTCCTTCAGAATATGTCCAAGTTTTACCTTCAGTTCTTCATCCTGTACAAGTCCCCAGCAAAGGGCCTCTGTTGTGATTAAAGGGGGTTGTGAGGCATGAAGTCCAGCCATGATATTGAAGCAAACCCCATCTGCGCCTTCCCCACCCTGGTGCTGTAACCCCAAAATGCCGAAGTGCAGAGGAGGCTCCTCCAGCATGTTTCGCAGAGGGGTAAGGATGCTTCCCCTACGCGGCCCACACACCGTAACCGGAAGGTGGGGAGGCTCAGCGGAGCTCTGCAGGACCCACATTTCCCCGCAGGGACCAAGGCACAGAAGAAGCAAACGGATGGCGAGGTGGGGGCAAGGGAGGAGCGCTGGCAGAGTCAGGGGGTGCGAGGGTCGGTGGTGGTAAGATTTAGCCAGCTGGATGAGGGGGACAATATCTTTGCAACGAAGAGGCATGACTGAGACCGTGTCCCACCATGCAGCCTGCAGCGACTCCGCGTCTGCAGAGAGGGAAGTCTTCAGCGATCCACCTGGGAAGGAAGGAAGACGCAGACAGCAGGTTAGGGTGACTATAGGGATGAAAGCGAGGAATAAGGGACTTTGTTTGGTTAACGTGGATGAACGTATGAGGACGGCCCAAAAACACTGGATATGGCATAGTACAGACAAGCATCTCACTGTGTCTACAGACAGGACCCGGGCCTGTGATCAGCTGTTAAAAGTTACAGATTAGCCTAACAGTGGTCTTCTTCCACTATTTCAGATGTCAGGATGCTTGATAAATAGCTGCAACTCCGTTCTTCTGCCCATGGAGGTCTTCAGACAAACGACACAATAATTATCACGGATACCTGTGTGTTGAGCCAGGAACACAAATCGAACCCAGGcagttcctctctcctccacgGCCAGCAGAGTCAGAGGCTGGCAAACCAGTCCGGTTTCCTCCTTCACCTCTCGACAGACGCCCTCTACcagggtctcccccttctccagcCTCCCGGCCGGGAGGTACCAGCTCCCCCGACACTCAGCCTTCGCCTCCTGCATCATCAACACCTCATCCTGCGAAGAATTCACAATGCTACTCCGCACACGCCAAGTGTTCATGTCACGTGTTCACGTGATCAGTAACCCAGCCCTGCAGGACATGGCTGTCTCACCTGTTCATTCAGTATCACCCCCATGACGATGTAGCAGACATTGTGTCTCAGTCTCAGAGGCTGGGGATTCCCAGGGGCCACATCAAATGTCTCAGGAGCCGGGATAGCACCTCCAGACAGAAGGGTCTTCAGCTCTTCCTCCAAGGCGGAGGACATACCTAGAACATTCCAATTAAGGGTGAACATGAACATGAAAATGACATCAGAACATAGTGATGtcacattttacttcattctGAAAGTTCTTTCCTTATGGTCGTCTCACTCTTTAGAATTTTGCCCGAGGGAAGAACATTCTGTCACTAATCCAGATGGGGCTCAGTAATGGAGCTCATCTTATATGTCTGACACAGGGAAGggtatcttaacttcctgttctcaagatctatgtgattattcctccccatgatGTTATCCCAGTCACTGGTGAGCGGCTCACTCTACTCCCTTCCCTTGGATCGCAGAGTTCGTAGGTCAGCGAGCCCACGGCATTATGGGAAACGTATAGCGCCCCCCCATAGTATAGAGCTGTGTTAAAGGGGACTTCCTCCGACTAAAGCAAAGTTACTGATTAAACTTTTGAACCTcgcattattattagttttttcttctttttggtaGTTGCTAAATTCTGAATAAATCTCTATTTGCTGTGATATAACCAGATAAAACACACAGCCGATATCACATTATTATGAAATATCAGCCGATCACATTATTACTCTATATATtcctctagagtgtaagcttgcggggacagccctctttacctaatgtatcgatcCGTCAGTCTGTCGATTCTAGTTGTGTCAGACCCTTGGAATAtatgtaagaagcgctgcgtacataaataaaaattataataattaataacaatataatattaatgaatgaatagcaatatataataatagttaacaatataatattaatgaatagccatatataatattattaataatgataataaatatatccCTTATCTCATCAGCACACAGCTGTGTGAATGAATTGAGCGGGTCTATCGTTACACATTCTATCCAGGAACTGCTATCCCGTAATATTACCATTATCACAACATTGTCGCCCACTTCCGGCCCGAGAACCCGGAAGTGTCTCCTTCCCTCCAGTGATTGGTTACTGCCTGCCGAGCCTCTGCGTCCCATTAGAGTACAAGAGCGGAAGACGGCTCATAAGGTTCTTACTAGTATAGTACATTGAGCTCTAATCACACG includes the following:
- the NUDT18 gene encoding 8-oxo-dGDP phosphatase NUDT18, giving the protein MSSALEEELKTLLSGGAIPAPETFDVAPGNPQPLRLRHNVCYIVMGVILNEQDEVLMMQEAKAECRGSWYLPAGRLEKGETLVEGVCREVKEETGLVCQPLTLLAVEERGTAWVRFVFLAQHTGGSLKTSLSADAESLQAAWWDTVSVMPLRCKDIVPLIQLAKSYHHRPSHPLTLPALLPCPHLAIRLLLLCLGPCGEMWVLQSSAEPPHLPVTVCGPRRGSILTPLRNMLEEPPLHFGILGLQHQGGEGADGVCFNIMAGLHASQPPLITTEALCWGLVQDEELKVKLGHILKEKTLLPLYS